One region of Synechococcus elongatus PCC 11801 genomic DNA includes:
- a CDS encoding VOC family protein — protein MAIARTQGWLRGIHHVALHVQDLARSRQFYGEILGLAELTDDQVPSTLRSLVETGQVANFRLPDGVILDLFAAPELQPPDPDPNREFTRFAHLAFDIAPEQFDAAVQVLQENNVAIAQGPVSRPTGRGVYFYDPDGTLLEIRCDPS, from the coding sequence ATGGCGATCGCCCGTACTCAAGGCTGGCTGAGGGGCATCCACCACGTCGCGCTCCATGTACAGGATTTGGCGCGATCGCGGCAGTTTTACGGCGAGATTTTGGGACTGGCAGAACTGACGGATGATCAGGTGCCCAGCACCCTGCGATCGCTGGTTGAAACCGGTCAAGTGGCCAACTTTCGCCTACCGGATGGCGTGATTTTGGATCTATTTGCGGCACCCGAGCTGCAGCCGCCTGACCCCGACCCCAACCGAGAATTTACCCGCTTTGCCCATCTGGCCTTCGACATTGCCCCCGAACAGTTTGATGCGGCGGTGCAAGTCCTACAGGAAAACAATGTGGCGATCGCCCAAGGGCCAGTCAGCCGTCCGACCGGTCGCGGTGTCTATTTTTACGACCCTGATGGCACCCTGTTAGAAATTCGCTGCGACCCTTCATGA